AAACGTCCTTTCAGTTCGGGTAAAACTAAGCCAACAGCTACAGCAGCACCCGTAGTTGTCGGGACAATATTTTGAGCTGCACCGCGTCCGCGTGCCCATTCTTCTGGGTGTCCCATATCAACTAAACGCTGATCGGCGGTGTAGGCGTGTACGGTAGTCATCCAACCTTTTTCGATGCCGAATTCATCGTTGAGAATTTTGGCAATTGGCGATAAGCAGTTGGTGGTACAGGAAGCGGCTGAGATGACGTTATCTCTTTCTTTGTCGTATTTTTCGTGATTGACGCCATAAACAAAGGTAGGAACTGATGAACCTTTAGCGGGCGCACTGATAATCACTTTTTTGGCACCAGCTTGCAAATGCAAACCAGCTTTTTCGGCGCTGCGAAAAACGCCGGTAGATTCAATTACCACATCAATTCCCATATCTTTCCAGGGAAGGGCGGCGGGGTCTTTTTCTGCCAAAAGGGGGATTTCGCGATCGGCAACTTTAAGACCTTTTTCTGTGGGAGTTACTTCCTCACCGGGGAAACGACCGTATATGGAGTCATATAGCAACAAATATGCTGCTAAATCGGTTTTTAATGCCACGTCGTTGACGGCGACGACTTCAATATCTGGGTTTTCATGCGCTATCCGCATAAAAGCCCGTCCGATCCGTCCAAATCCATTAATTGCTACTCGTTTCATGTTAGTTACTGTTGTGCTATCTAAACTTCGTAGGCCAGAAATTTCCAAAAGCTGTTACGCACGATACGGTTTATTTGCGGAATAAGTACAGATTCAGGAAATAGGCACTTTTGTGGGATTAAGTAGCTCTGCTGTGGCTGAGGTCAAATAGAACTAAAGCTTGCTCTACCCTTAAATATATTAAGGCGACGCTCCCATTAACTTTAGGGGCTAAAAAAGGACGCGCTTCTGAATATACAAGGCAATTTGAAACGATTTGGGTGAGAAAATATTTTTAGGAAATTTTTAGAAGTTTAAAAACATTCGCCGATCCCAGTGAGTGCTGGTTAAATTTGTGTTGGGTAATTGCCAGCGATTGGCGTTGTGAGCTATTACGCGCCCGACAAAGTTTGTCAACGAATTGTAACATTTTATATCCAGCTTTCATCTAGGGATGAGCCATGCTTAGCTTTGGCATTAAAAAATCCGAGAATGAAATTGATGTCGCTGTTTTTGCTAAAATTATGAAAGAGATGGGAAAGTTTAACGATCGCAATCATAAATATCCTTGAGTTAATCGTGATTCGAGCCATAGGTTTGGCTGCGGTATCAATATAATATGCTCTTATGTTTAAAACGTTTGAATGTTGGGATTGTGCTGGATGGAGAGGTAAAAAGTTGGCGATCGCTTATAGCTTTGCGTAGTATGTAT
The genomic region above belongs to Aerosakkonema funiforme FACHB-1375 and contains:
- the gap gene encoding type I glyceraldehyde-3-phosphate dehydrogenase; the encoded protein is MKRVAINGFGRIGRAFMRIAHENPDIEVVAVNDVALKTDLAAYLLLYDSIYGRFPGEEVTPTEKGLKVADREIPLLAEKDPAALPWKDMGIDVVIESTGVFRSAEKAGLHLQAGAKKVIISAPAKGSSVPTFVYGVNHEKYDKERDNVISAASCTTNCLSPIAKILNDEFGIEKGWMTTVHAYTADQRLVDMGHPEEWARGRGAAQNIVPTTTGAAVAVGLVLPELKGRFDGIALRVPTPTGSVTDLNAILQKSVTKEEINDAFRKYASGSMKPILKVSDLPLVSSDCVGDPHSAIVNLKSTSVLDGNFVKVLAYYDNEWGYSNRLVDLTLYI